One part of the Devosia yakushimensis genome encodes these proteins:
- the lysA gene encoding diaminopimelate decarboxylase yields the protein MVHHFEHRDGTLHAEDVNLNTLAEKVGTPFYVYSSATLRRHVRVVKSAFEGIPTLLAYAMKANSNQAVLKLMASEGAGADVVSLGELERALAAGIRPDMIVFSGVAKTVAEMRRGLEAGIKCFNVESEPELERLSMVASDMGLTAKISVRINPDVDARTHAKISTGKAENKFGIPYARAREVYARIAALPNVEAVGVDMHIGSQITDLEPFGNAFGLMAELVTALRADGHTIHHVDVGGGLGIPYSHGETAPPHPEAYAAVVRDKVGQLGCTLVIEPGRLLVGNAGILVTKVEYVKEGGTNFVIVDAAMNDLIRPTLYEAHHDIELVNHSNLAPITADIVGPVCETGDYLAKARTMPGVKEGDLLAVMSAGAYGAVMASTYNSRALIPEVLVDGDRFHVIRPRKTLDELIALDSVPDWL from the coding sequence TTGGTCCACCACTTCGAACACCGCGACGGCACCCTCCATGCCGAGGACGTCAATCTCAACACCCTGGCCGAAAAGGTCGGCACGCCCTTTTATGTCTATTCCAGCGCCACCCTGCGCCGGCATGTGCGGGTGGTGAAATCGGCCTTCGAAGGCATCCCGACGCTCCTGGCCTATGCCATGAAAGCCAATTCCAACCAGGCCGTGCTCAAGCTCATGGCCTCGGAAGGCGCGGGCGCTGATGTCGTGTCGCTGGGAGAATTGGAACGCGCGCTGGCCGCCGGTATCAGGCCCGACATGATCGTCTTTTCCGGCGTCGCCAAAACCGTCGCCGAAATGCGCCGGGGCCTCGAGGCCGGCATCAAATGTTTCAATGTCGAGAGTGAACCCGAACTGGAGCGCCTTTCGATGGTCGCCTCCGACATGGGGCTGACCGCCAAAATATCGGTCCGCATCAATCCCGATGTCGATGCCCGAACCCATGCCAAGATTTCTACTGGCAAGGCCGAGAACAAGTTCGGCATCCCCTATGCCCGGGCCCGCGAAGTCTATGCCCGCATTGCCGCCCTGCCCAATGTCGAGGCGGTCGGGGTCGATATGCATATCGGCAGCCAGATCACCGATCTCGAGCCCTTCGGCAATGCCTTCGGTCTCATGGCCGAACTCGTGACCGCCTTGCGGGCCGATGGCCACACGATCCACCATGTCGATGTCGGCGGGGGCCTGGGCATTCCCTATAGCCATGGCGAAACCGCGCCACCGCATCCCGAGGCCTATGCCGCCGTCGTGCGGGACAAGGTCGGCCAACTCGGGTGCACACTGGTCATCGAGCCGGGGCGGCTGCTGGTCGGCAATGCCGGCATTCTGGTCACCAAAGTCGAATATGTGAAGGAGGGCGGCACCAATTTCGTCATCGTCGACGCGGCGATGAACGACCTGATCCGCCCCACGCTCTACGAAGCCCACCACGATATCGAGCTGGTCAATCATTCCAACCTCGCCCCCATCACCGCCGACATTGTCGGCCCGGTCTGCGAAACCGGCGATTATCTGGCCAAAGCGCGCACCATGCCCGGCGTCAAGGAAGGCGATCTCCTGGCCGTGATGAGCGCCGGCGCCTATGGCGCGGTCATGGCCTCGACCTACAATTCGCGGGCTCTGATCCCCGAAGTCCTAGTCGATGGCGATCGCTTCCACGTTATCCGGCCACGCAAGACCCTCGACGAACTGATCGCCCTCGATAGCGTGCCCGATTGGCTGTGA
- a CDS encoding gamma-glutamylcyclotransferase — MRLSERHVAVLQPASLSDEMPPPPEGMRQATADDHRATIEHLLSIGPDAGEIWIFAYGSLIWKPACDFVEMRTGVVRGWHRAFCLGWNNRFRGSDENPGLMLALDRGGACKGVLYRLPADRIDESLTKLLEREMGWLPSAFPPRWVNVQSGERTIRALTFCIDRNSGRYVSGLTVEAIADVLAKAVGNRGSMAEYLFATVQHLEDMGIHGPHLWLLQNLVAERIETAYALNR, encoded by the coding sequence ATGCGCCTTTCCGAGCGTCATGTCGCGGTCCTCCAGCCCGCTTCGCTCTCCGACGAAATGCCACCGCCCCCCGAAGGCATGCGGCAGGCTACGGCCGACGACCATCGCGCAACCATCGAGCATCTGCTCTCGATCGGTCCGGACGCCGGCGAAATCTGGATCTTTGCCTATGGCTCGCTGATCTGGAAACCGGCCTGCGACTTCGTTGAAATGCGCACCGGCGTCGTGCGCGGCTGGCACCGCGCCTTCTGTCTGGGCTGGAACAACCGCTTCCGCGGTAGCGACGAAAATCCCGGCCTCATGCTGGCGCTCGACCGCGGCGGGGCCTGCAAGGGCGTACTCTATCGCCTGCCGGCCGACCGGATCGACGAATCCCTCACCAAGCTCCTCGAGCGCGAAATGGGCTGGCTACCCTCGGCCTTCCCGCCACGCTGGGTCAATGTCCAGAGCGGCGAACGCACGATCCGCGCGCTCACCTTCTGCATCGACCGCAATTCGGGCCGCTATGTTTCAGGCCTCACCGTCGAGGCCATTGCCGATGTGCTGGCCAAGGCTGTCGGCAATCGTGGTTCCATGGCCGAATACCTCTTCGCCACCGTGCAGCATCTGGAGGATATGGGCATTCACGGCCCCCATCTCTGGCTGTTGCAAAACCTGGTCGCCGAACGGATCGAAACCGCCTATGCGCTGAATCGATAA
- the argH gene encoding argininosuccinate lyase encodes MSNKMWGGRFATGPDAIMEEINASIGFDQRLFRQDIAGSIAHATMLAETGILTQKDRDAIVVGLNEVLAEIESGSFTFSRALEDIHMNVESRLREKIGDAAGRLHTARSRNDQVATDFKLYVRDTIDTLVVQVHTLQLALVTRAEEEADTIMPGFTHLQSAQPVTFGHHLLAYVEMLGRDAGRLLDARKRLNESPLGSAALAGTPYPINRERTAEQLGFDRPTANSLDAVSDRDFILETLAAAAICAMHLSRFAEEMVIWSSAQFGFVRLSDKFTTGSSIMPQKRNPDAAELVRAKIGRILGALTSLLVVMKGLPLAYSKDMQEDKEVAFDALDALSLSLAAMTGMVGDMVPNRERMRVSAAAGFSTATDIADWLVRELNIPFRDAHHITGQIVALAEQKNCGLEGLTIEDFKFIDQRIDSRIHKVLTVEASVAARQSYGGTAPANVLIQAARWKTILTGQPHDPKPLSKKKHGGHGDGGVE; translated from the coding sequence ATGAGCAACAAGATGTGGGGCGGCCGGTTCGCTACCGGCCCCGACGCCATCATGGAAGAAATCAACGCCTCGATCGGATTCGACCAGCGTCTGTTCCGCCAGGATATTGCCGGATCAATCGCCCATGCGACAATGCTCGCCGAGACGGGCATTCTGACGCAGAAAGATCGCGACGCCATCGTGGTCGGTCTAAATGAGGTGCTGGCGGAAATCGAGAGCGGCAGCTTCACGTTCTCGCGTGCGCTCGAGGACATCCACATGAACGTGGAATCGCGCCTGCGCGAAAAGATCGGCGATGCCGCCGGGCGCCTGCATACGGCGCGCTCGCGCAACGATCAGGTCGCAACCGATTTCAAGCTCTATGTACGTGACACCATTGATACGCTGGTCGTGCAGGTCCACACCCTGCAGCTGGCTCTGGTCACCCGTGCCGAAGAAGAAGCCGATACCATCATGCCCGGCTTCACCCATCTGCAAAGCGCCCAGCCGGTCACCTTCGGCCATCACCTGCTGGCCTATGTCGAAATGTTGGGACGCGATGCCGGCCGGCTGCTCGATGCCCGCAAACGCCTCAATGAAAGCCCGCTTGGCTCGGCCGCGCTTGCCGGCACGCCCTACCCGATCAATCGGGAACGCACGGCCGAACAGCTGGGCTTTGACCGCCCCACCGCCAATTCGCTCGACGCCGTCTCGGACCGCGATTTCATTCTCGAAACGCTGGCCGCCGCCGCAATCTGCGCCATGCATCTCAGCCGCTTTGCCGAGGAAATGGTGATCTGGAGTTCCGCTCAGTTCGGCTTCGTGCGCCTCTCCGACAAATTCACCACCGGCTCCTCCATCATGCCGCAGAAGCGCAATCCGGATGCCGCCGAGCTGGTCCGCGCCAAGATCGGCCGGATTTTGGGCGCACTGACCAGCCTGCTCGTCGTCATGAAAGGCCTGCCGCTCGCCTATTCCAAGGACATGCAGGAAGACAAGGAAGTCGCCTTCGACGCCCTCGACGCGCTTTCCCTATCCCTTGCCGCCATGACCGGCATGGTGGGCGACATGGTGCCCAATCGCGAGCGCATGCGCGTCTCGGCCGCCGCCGGCTTTTCCACCGCCACCGATATTGCCGACTGGCTGGTGCGCGAACTCAATATCCCCTTCCGCGATGCCCATCACATCACCGGCCAGATCGTGGCCCTGGCCGAGCAGAAGAATTGTGGCCTTGAGGGCCTTACCATTGAGGATTTCAAATTCATCGACCAGCGCATCGATAGCCGCATCCATAAGGTGCTGACCGTTGAGGCCTCCGTTGCCGCCCGGCAATCCTATGGCGGGACGGCCCCGGCCAACGTGCTGATCCAGGCCGCCCGCTGGAAAACCATCCTCACCGGCCAGCCGCATGATCCAAAGCCCCTGTCCAAGAAAAAGCATGGCGGCCATGGTGATGGCGGGGTTGAATAA
- a CDS encoding TlpA disulfide reductase family protein, whose product MSDNSAPRQPAPKRSRLFITLGVAGVAVAIAAWTYLGNAAGARECPVQKSAADAIDAAAVGELAALMGTGEGRGYKTMAFKDATGEDRTIADFSGKALLVNFWASWCVPCREEMPALDAIATKYNSDAFMVLPINLDIGEGGLAKAQGFLDENQFKNLPLYADSSFAAFERLKREAVAVGLPATLVLDENGCELAVLQGPAEWNSPDGEAVIEALVGLKS is encoded by the coding sequence ATGTCTGACAATAGCGCCCCCCGCCAACCGGCCCCGAAACGCTCGCGGCTATTCATCACGCTGGGGGTGGCGGGAGTGGCCGTAGCTATAGCGGCGTGGACCTATCTCGGCAATGCCGCCGGCGCCAGGGAATGCCCGGTGCAGAAGTCGGCGGCCGATGCGATCGATGCGGCTGCGGTGGGGGAGCTCGCCGCGTTGATGGGCACGGGCGAGGGACGCGGTTACAAGACCATGGCGTTCAAGGATGCGACGGGTGAGGACAGGACCATTGCCGACTTTTCCGGCAAGGCGCTGCTGGTCAATTTCTGGGCGAGCTGGTGCGTGCCCTGCCGGGAGGAAATGCCCGCGCTCGACGCCATTGCCACCAAGTATAATTCGGATGCCTTCATGGTGCTGCCGATCAATCTCGATATCGGTGAAGGGGGGCTCGCAAAGGCGCAGGGTTTCCTGGACGAGAACCAGTTCAAGAACCTGCCGCTCTACGCCGATAGCAGTTTTGCCGCCTTCGAGCGACTGAAGCGCGAGGCCGTGGCCGTGGGCCTGCCGGCAACGCTGGTGCTGGACGAGAACGGCTGCGAGCTGGCCGTCCTGCAGGGGCCGGCAGAGTGGAATTCGCCCGATGGCGAGGCAGTCATCGAGGCGCTGGTGGGGCTCAAGAGCTAG
- a CDS encoding putative motility protein, translated as MDSDLAMQMVTMRTAATQNSVQIAVFKKAHEMEAALLNTLLQSAPAAPPPGQGTKVDKQA; from the coding sequence TTGGATAGCGATCTGGCCATGCAAATGGTGACCATGCGGACTGCGGCAACGCAGAATTCCGTGCAGATTGCCGTATTCAAAAAGGCCCATGAAATGGAAGCAGCGCTGCTCAACACCCTGTTGCAGAGCGCGCCTGCGGCCCCGCCGCCCGGCCAGGGCACCAAGGTCGACAAGCAGGCCTAG
- a CDS encoding rhomboid family intramembrane serine protease produces MFLPLHDRNPIRHVRFPYVTYGLIALTIVCFLFQSVLPPAAFDQATIDFGMIPIVVRNLYPQPVPWLPDWATLITYAFLHADWLHLLSNMLFLWVFGDNIEDAMGHVRFLAFYLACAICAALAHMAFNLDANGPLIGASGAVAGVMGAYILLFPHARVFVLARIVIPIPLPVPAFWMLGFWVATQLFYVVIGSDEPVAWWAHIGGFATGVILAAGLKRREVTLWGGR; encoded by the coding sequence ATGTTCCTGCCGCTGCATGACAGAAATCCCATCCGGCATGTGCGATTTCCCTATGTGACCTATGGGCTGATCGCGCTGACCATCGTCTGCTTCCTGTTTCAATCCGTCCTGCCGCCCGCCGCTTTCGACCAGGCGACCATCGATTTCGGCATGATCCCGATTGTCGTGCGCAATCTCTACCCCCAGCCGGTACCCTGGCTGCCCGATTGGGCAACGCTGATTACCTATGCGTTTCTCCATGCCGATTGGCTGCATTTGCTCAGCAATATGCTCTTCCTCTGGGTGTTCGGCGACAACATCGAGGACGCCATGGGCCATGTCCGGTTCCTGGCCTTTTACCTCGCCTGCGCCATCTGCGCGGCACTGGCGCATATGGCGTTCAATCTCGACGCCAATGGCCCGCTGATTGGCGCCTCGGGCGCCGTGGCCGGGGTCATGGGCGCCTATATTCTGCTCTTTCCCCATGCCCGCGTCTTCGTGCTGGCGCGCATCGTCATCCCCATTCCGTTGCCGGTGCCGGCCTTCTGGATGCTGGGTTTCTGGGTGGCGACACAGCTTTTCTACGTGGTGATCGGCTCGGACGAACCGGTCGCCTGGTGGGCCCATATCGGTGGCTTTGCCACGGGGGTCATCCTCGCCGCCGGCCTCAAGCGGCGGGAAGTAACGCTTTGGGGTGGCCGCTAA
- a CDS encoding cob(I)yrinic acid a,c-diamide adenosyltransferase → MVKLNRIYTKTGDDGTTGLVRGPRRPKYDLRVEAYGTVDEANAFVGQARLQTNSMPKIDMLLSRVQNDLFDVGSDLATPGADDPAAEHPSLRVRPVQTQWLEKQIDHFNADIAPLKSFVLPGGTPLASALHIARTVTRRAERLTVELAVAEPDTNAEAIRYLNRLSDLLFVLARVANANGAKDVLWVPGSYGDVAKGG, encoded by the coding sequence ATGGTCAAGCTCAATCGCATCTATACCAAGACCGGCGATGATGGCACGACGGGCCTGGTCCGTGGCCCGCGCCGGCCCAAATATGACTTGCGCGTTGAGGCCTATGGCACTGTCGACGAGGCCAATGCCTTTGTGGGCCAGGCACGCCTGCAGACCAATTCCATGCCCAAGATCGATATGCTGCTGTCGCGGGTGCAGAACGATCTCTTCGATGTCGGCTCCGACCTGGCGACCCCTGGCGCCGACGATCCGGCCGCCGAGCACCCCTCCTTGCGCGTCCGTCCGGTGCAGACGCAGTGGCTGGAAAAGCAGATCGATCATTTCAATGCCGATATTGCGCCGCTCAAGAGCTTCGTGCTGCCCGGCGGCACTCCCCTTGCCTCGGCCCTCCACATCGCCCGTACGGTAACCCGCCGCGCCGAGCGCCTCACCGTGGAACTGGCGGTTGCCGAGCCCGACACCAATGCCGAGGCCATCCGCTATCTCAACCGGCTGTCAGACCTGCTCTTCGTGCTGGCCCGCGTCGCCAATGCCAATGGCGCCAAGGACGTATTGTGGGTTCCGGGCAGCTATGGCGACGTGGCAAAGGGCGGCTGA
- a CDS encoding twin transmembrane helix small protein produces METLLNIAIALALLFVVIVLGLGLWNMLKGGSGNTSQKLMRLRVIGQAVALVLLLGALYFFGGRG; encoded by the coding sequence ATGGAAACTCTTCTCAATATCGCCATCGCACTGGCCCTGCTCTTCGTTGTCATCGTGCTGGGCCTGGGCCTGTGGAACATGCTCAAGGGCGGCTCGGGCAATACGAGCCAGAAGCTGATGCGCCTGCGTGTTATCGGCCAGGCCGTGGCGCTGGTCCTGCTGCTTGGCGCGCTCTACTTCTTCGGGGGCCGGGGCTAA
- a CDS encoding LysR family transcriptional regulator — translation MNREPDWALWRSFSAVVANGSLSAAARELGISQPTVGRHIETLEYDLGLSLFDRSLNGLKPNVAALRIYEPVAAAQASLAQAAIMAEGAQAEFGGTVRITASTMVSNYILPDLLVAIRQRYPAIALELVPTDSAENLLLREADIAIRMFRPAQLELITKKLGELPLVTTAHQDYLDRRGTPRTLADLYEHDLIGLDRSDLIIDHAHKLGFPLKREHFLLRSDSQTQLWELLQSGLGIGFAQAELVAVTPGMVALPLDLPIPPLEVWLTTHRELFTSHRIRAIYDALAEGLSLYIGKTDS, via the coding sequence ATGAATAGAGAACCCGACTGGGCCTTGTGGCGGAGTTTTTCGGCCGTGGTGGCCAATGGCTCGCTGTCAGCCGCCGCTCGCGAGCTGGGCATCAGCCAGCCCACCGTCGGCCGCCATATCGAAACCCTCGAATACGATCTCGGCCTGTCCCTCTTCGACCGCTCGCTGAATGGCCTCAAACCCAATGTGGCGGCCTTGCGCATCTATGAGCCCGTGGCTGCCGCCCAGGCCTCGCTCGCCCAGGCCGCCATTATGGCCGAAGGCGCCCAGGCCGAATTCGGCGGCACGGTCCGCATCACCGCCAGCACCATGGTTTCCAACTATATCCTGCCCGATCTGCTGGTCGCCATCCGCCAGCGCTATCCGGCCATAGCGCTCGAACTGGTGCCCACCGATTCGGCAGAGAACCTGCTGCTGCGCGAAGCCGACATCGCCATCCGCATGTTCCGCCCCGCCCAGCTCGAGCTGATCACTAAAAAGCTCGGCGAACTGCCTCTGGTGACCACAGCGCACCAGGACTATCTCGACCGCCGCGGCACACCCCGCACCTTGGCCGATCTCTACGAGCACGATCTCATCGGTCTGGACCGGTCCGATCTCATCATCGATCACGCCCACAAGCTGGGGTTCCCGCTCAAGCGCGAGCACTTCCTGCTCCGCTCGGACAGCCAGACCCAGCTTTGGGAACTGCTGCAATCCGGGCTCGGCATCGGCTTTGCCCAGGCGGAACTGGTTGCCGTCACCCCGGGCATGGTGGCGCTGCCGCTCGACCTGCCCATTCCACCACTCGAAGTCTGGCTCACCACGCACAGGGAATTATTCACCAGCCACCGGATTCGTGCCATCTATGATGCACTGGCCGAGGGACTTTCGCTCTATATCGGCAAGACCGATTCTTAG
- a CDS encoding NAD-dependent epimerase/dehydratase family protein: MSKAKVTVLGINGHIGRHAALAFRDAGYSVSGFGRINREPIDGVAFIKGDAGNVAEIVAAIADAEIVVNALNLPYDKWDKGRAEAQLANVIAAMGDSGKTMMFPGNVYNYAATDRYMRPDTPQRPQTPRGAIRVRQEATLAAASKAGKFQTIIIRAGDFYAPGNVGDWFDQAMLMDAGKGKVYYMADLGVGHAWAYLPDLGRAFVAVAEQRQRLGGFETFHFAGHYQSHRAMLAAIQAAAPVPLKAAQLPWLLFQALGLAVPLLREIVKMRYLWNNPMELVDPRLEAILGPDFGTPFTAAVAAATIPFLAKKAA; the protein is encoded by the coding sequence ATGAGCAAAGCAAAGGTCACGGTTCTGGGCATCAATGGCCATATCGGCCGCCACGCGGCACTGGCTTTCCGCGATGCGGGGTACAGCGTCAGCGGTTTTGGCCGGATTAACCGGGAGCCGATCGATGGCGTCGCGTTTATCAAGGGCGATGCCGGCAATGTCGCCGAGATCGTAGCGGCGATTGCCGATGCCGAGATCGTGGTCAATGCGCTCAACCTGCCCTATGACAAATGGGACAAGGGCCGGGCCGAGGCACAATTGGCCAATGTGATTGCCGCCATGGGCGATAGCGGCAAGACCATGATGTTTCCGGGCAATGTCTACAATTATGCCGCGACTGACCGGTATATGCGGCCCGATACACCACAACGTCCGCAGACGCCGCGCGGCGCAATCCGGGTGCGGCAGGAGGCGACGCTGGCGGCGGCCTCGAAGGCCGGCAAGTTTCAGACCATCATCATTCGCGCCGGCGATTTTTACGCGCCGGGCAATGTGGGGGATTGGTTCGACCAGGCGATGCTGATGGATGCCGGGAAGGGCAAGGTCTATTACATGGCCGATCTGGGTGTAGGTCATGCCTGGGCCTATCTGCCCGATCTCGGCCGTGCTTTCGTCGCGGTTGCCGAGCAGCGGCAGCGTCTTGGCGGGTTCGAGACGTTCCATTTTGCTGGGCATTATCAGAGTCACCGGGCCATGCTGGCGGCGATCCAGGCGGCGGCGCCGGTGCCGCTCAAGGCTGCGCAACTGCCCTGGCTGCTGTTCCAGGCACTGGGTCTGGCGGTGCCGCTGCTGCGCGAAATCGTCAAGATGCGCTATCTCTGGAACAATCCGATGGAACTGGTTGACCCGCGGCTGGAGGCCATTTTGGGGCCCGATTTCGGTACGCCTTTCACGGCAGCCGTAGCGGCAGCCACGATTCCGTTCCTCGCAAAGAAGGCCGCCTAA
- the gluQRS gene encoding tRNA glutamyl-Q(34) synthetase GluQRS, with amino-acid sequence MSSPSSKPILRFAPSPNGRLHLGHAYSALYTWQAAARLGGTALLRMEDTDPERCKPEFAQAIVDDLHWLGLDWPQPIMVQSQRFPIYAEAANQLRDADLLYPCFCSRSEIATKAKGTDPDGAPLYPGTCRHMSRSEQIERLQRGDPVQFRLDTASAITCTGLLTFTAIGPLVTDRPQIRYARPERWGDVVLQRKGTPTSYHLSVVVDDAAQGVTHVTRGRDMEPATDFHVLLQFLLGLPSPIYNFHRLILDAEGRKLSKSKGSPTLASLRDAGRTPQDIRQELGF; translated from the coding sequence ATGTCTTCGCCATCGTCCAAACCCATCCTGCGTTTCGCCCCCAGCCCCAACGGCAGGCTGCATCTCGGCCATGCCTATTCCGCGCTCTACACCTGGCAGGCAGCGGCGCGATTGGGCGGCACGGCCCTTCTGCGCATGGAGGACACCGACCCCGAGCGCTGTAAACCCGAATTTGCCCAGGCCATTGTCGATGATCTGCATTGGCTTGGTCTGGATTGGCCCCAGCCAATAATGGTCCAGTCGCAACGCTTCCCGATCTATGCCGAGGCGGCCAATCAGCTGCGTGATGCCGATCTGCTCTATCCCTGCTTCTGTTCGCGCAGCGAGATCGCGACCAAGGCCAAGGGCACCGATCCCGATGGCGCTCCGCTTTATCCCGGCACCTGCCGGCACATGAGTCGAAGCGAGCAGATCGAGCGCCTGCAGCGCGGCGATCCGGTCCAGTTCCGCCTCGATACGGCCAGCGCCATCACCTGCACCGGCTTGCTGACATTCACCGCTATCGGCCCCCTGGTAACGGACCGTCCCCAAATTCGCTATGCCCGTCCCGAACGCTGGGGCGATGTGGTGCTGCAGCGCAAGGGCACGCCAACCAGCTACCATCTCAGCGTGGTTGTCGACGACGCCGCCCAGGGCGTGACCCATGTAACGCGAGGCCGGGACATGGAGCCGGCCACCGACTTCCACGTGTTGCTGCAATTCCTGTTGGGCCTGCCCTCGCCCATCTACAATTTCCACCGGCTGATTTTGGATGCCGAGGGCAGAAAACTCAGCAAATCAAAGGGCTCTCCCACCCTGGCCAGCCTTCGCGATGCTGGCCGCACACCCCAGGATATCCGCCAGGAACTGGGCTTTTAG
- a CDS encoding DNA-3-methyladenine glycosylase family protein, whose protein sequence is MSSSPRIDSVAAIAVHLDHLVGIDPRLAAIWTAVGEVRPRIDAAGFPGIARIVCGQLLSVASAAAIWSRYQGVAGALDPAAFLGIGEAEIRAVGFSGGKYRTLRVIAEAVTSGALDFSHLETLPARDAVAYLTAHKGIGPWTAEVYLMFCAGHPDIFPAGDLALRKAVQDGLGLDSLPQIAELAEAALQWAPHRSAAALLFWRYYAVCRNREGVLS, encoded by the coding sequence ATGTCTTCGTCACCGCGCATTGACAGTGTTGCCGCCATTGCCGTCCATCTCGATCATCTGGTCGGGATCGATCCTCGTCTTGCGGCAATATGGACGGCGGTGGGGGAGGTTCGTCCTCGCATCGACGCAGCCGGTTTTCCTGGCATTGCCCGCATTGTGTGCGGTCAATTGCTCTCGGTGGCGAGTGCTGCCGCCATCTGGTCCCGCTATCAAGGGGTCGCCGGGGCGCTCGATCCGGCGGCGTTTCTGGGCATCGGCGAGGCCGAGATCCGGGCCGTCGGCTTTTCAGGGGGCAAGTACCGCACGCTGCGGGTAATTGCGGAAGCGGTGACCTCGGGTGCGCTGGACTTTTCGCATCTGGAGACTTTGCCGGCCCGCGACGCGGTGGCCTATCTCACGGCCCATAAGGGGATCGGTCCCTGGACCGCGGAGGTCTATTTGATGTTCTGTGCCGGCCATCCCGATATTTTTCCGGCGGGCGACCTGGCTTTGCGCAAGGCGGTGCAGGATGGTCTGGGACTGGACTCGCTTCCCCAGATTGCCGAATTGGCCGAGGCGGCCTTGCAATGGGCGCCGCACCGGTCCGCGGCGGCGTTGTTATTCTGGCGCTATTATGCGGTTTGCCGCAATCGCGAAGGTGTCCTGAGCTGA
- a CDS encoding outer membrane protein codes for MRNITLLAAAGCMVLATSAQAQDIADWSGFYAGVLAGYGLDRTQEESSSSIFPPTEVDDGLFYSGSSFSSQERIEGLVGGIGIGYNFQHDQFVLGLDGDVNFGQLDKTSASSTFIRMEDEDDFFALGQGNETTFGIDWYSTFALRAGVTFDGWLVYAKAGAAVGNVSSSSTSTISVDSNVGAAGPIPVPPGTYSSHAASSQLLFGPTFGIGAEKMLTPNISVGAEYSYVGLPDVSIPQPNALGGLFGGGAGDPIEVTSSIHVVKGSLKYHF; via the coding sequence ATGCGGAACATTACTCTGCTGGCAGCCGCCGGCTGCATGGTGCTGGCCACAAGCGCCCAAGCGCAGGACATTGCCGATTGGAGTGGTTTTTATGCGGGGGTGCTGGCGGGATATGGCCTGGACCGCACGCAGGAGGAATCGTCCTCCTCGATTTTTCCGCCGACCGAGGTCGATGATGGGCTGTTCTATTCGGGCAGCAGCTTCTCATCGCAGGAGCGAATCGAAGGCTTGGTCGGGGGCATTGGTATTGGCTACAATTTTCAGCACGACCAGTTCGTGCTGGGCCTTGATGGCGACGTCAATTTTGGTCAGCTCGACAAGACCAGCGCATCGTCGACTTTCATCAGGATGGAAGACGAGGATGATTTCTTTGCCCTGGGGCAGGGTAATGAGACGACCTTCGGCATCGATTGGTATTCAACTTTCGCACTGCGGGCCGGCGTGACCTTCGATGGCTGGCTGGTCTATGCCAAGGCCGGCGCGGCGGTGGGTAATGTATCGTCCAGTTCGACATCGACGATAAGCGTTGATTCCAATGTGGGAGCGGCCGGGCCGATTCCGGTTCCTCCGGGTACATATTCGTCCCATGCCGCATCCAGCCAGCTTCTGTTTGGACCCACATTCGGTATTGGCGCCGAAAAGATGCTGACGCCCAATATTTCCGTGGGCGCGGAATATAGCTATGTGGGGCTGCCCGACGTCTCCATACCGCAGCCCAATGCTCTGGGCGGTCTTTTCGGCGGTGGGGCTGGAGACCCAATCGAGGTCACCTCAAGCATCCATGTCGTCAAGGGTTCCTTGAAGTATCACTTCTGA